In Populus trichocarpa isolate Nisqually-1 chromosome 12, P.trichocarpa_v4.1, whole genome shotgun sequence, a genomic segment contains:
- the LOC18110841 gene encoding receptor-like protein 9DC3 gives MGFSPPSLSFILFLFHFLSTISSSHFCAPDQSLSLLQFKESFSISSSASELCHHPKTESWKEGTDCCLWDGVTCDLETGHVTGLDLSCSMLYGTLHSNSTLFSLHHLQKLDLSDNDFNSSHISSRFGQFSNLTLLNLNYLDFAGQVPSEISHLSKLVSLDLSRNYDLSLQPICFDKLVQNLTKLRQLDLGSVNMSLVEPNSLTNLSSSLSSLSLGDCGLQGKFPGNIFLLPNLESLDLIFNDGLTGSFPSSNLSNVLSRLDLSNTRISVYLENDLISNLKLLEYMSLSESNIIRSDLALLGNLTRLTYLDLSGNNFGGEIPSSLGNLVQLRSLYLYSNKFVGQVPDSWGSLIHLLDLDLSDNPLVGPVHSQINTLSNLKSLALSDNLFNVTIPSFLYALPSLYYLDLHNNNLIGNISEFQHNSLTYLDLSNNHLHGTIPSSIFKQENLEALILASNSKLTGEISSSICKLRFLQVLDLSNNSLSGSTPPCLGNFSNILSVLHLGMNNLQGAIPSTFSKDNSLEYLNLNGNELQGKISSSIINCTMLEVLDLGNNKIEDTFPYFLETLPHLQILILKSNKLQGFVKGRTTYNSFSELQIFDISDNDFRGPLPTGFLNCLEAMMASDQNMIYMNATNYSRYVYSIEMTWKGVEIEFPKIQSTIRVLDLSNNNFTEEIPKVIGKLKALQQLNLSHNSLAGYIQSSLGILTNLESLDLSSNLLTGRIPMQLGVLTFLAILNLSHNQLEGPIPSGKQFNTFNASSFEGNLGLCGFQVLKECYGDEAPSLPPSSFDEGDDSTLVGDGFGWKAVTIGYGCGFVFGVASGYVVFRTKKPSWFFRMVEDKWNLKSKKTKKNVGRYGARGN, from the coding sequence ATGGGGTTTTCACCACCGTCGCTCTCTTTcattctgtttctcttccatttccttTCAACAATATCATCATCTCATTTCTGTGCTCCTGATCAAAGTCTTTCTTTGCTCCAATTCAAAGAATCATTTTCCATTAGTAGTTCTGCTTCGGAGCTTTGCCACCATCCCAAGACAGAGTCATGGAAAGAGGGTACAGACTGCTGCTTGTGGGATGGGGTTACTTGTGACCTGGAAACCGGGCATGTCACTGGACTGGACCTCTCTTGCAGCATGCTTTATGGCACCCTCCATTCCAATAGCACCCTCTTCTCTCTCCATCATCTTCAAAAGCTTGACCTTTCTGACAATGATTTCAATAGCTCCCATATTTCTTCTCGATTTGGCCAGTTCTCCAATCTGACACTTCTTAACCTAAATTACTTAGACTTTGCAGGACAAGTTCCGTCGGAAATCTCTCATCTCTCCAAATTGGTTTCCCTTGATCTCTCTAGAAACTACGATCTAAGTCTACAACCAATTTGTTTTGACAAGCTTGTTCAAAACCTAACCAAGCTTAGACAACTCGATTTGGGCAGTGTAAATATGTCTTTGGTTGAACCTAATTCCTTGACGAATTTGTCCTCTTCTTTGTCATCTCTTTCCCTTGGGGATTGTGGATTGCAGGGGAAATTCCCAGGTAACATCTTTCTCCTCCCAAACCTTGAATCACTTGATCTGATATTCAATGACGGCCTCACTGGCTCTTTTCCTTCGTCCAATTTGAGTAACGTCCTCTCGCGGTTGGATCTTTCTAATACAagaatttcagtttatttagaAAACGACTTAATCAGTAATCTAAAGTTATTAGAATATATGTCTCTTAGTGAAAGTAACATTATAAGGTCAGATCTAGCCCTGCTTGGTAATCTCACACGGCTTACCTATTTAGACCTCTCAGGTAACAATTTTGGCGGTGAGATCCCATCATCACTTGGAAACCTTGTACAGCTTCGTTCCTTGTATCTCTATTCCAATAAATTTGTGGGTCAAGTTCCAGATTCTTGGGGTAGTCTAATCCATCttttagatttagatttatCTGATAATCCGCTAGTAGGCCCTGTCCATTCTCAAATAAATACCCTTTCAAATCTAAAGAGTCTAGCTTTATCTGATAACTTGTTCAATGTAACAATACCATCCTTTTTATATGCTCTTCCTTCTTTATATTATCTTGACCTTCATAACAATAATCTCATAGGTAATATAAGTGAATTCCAACACAATTCATTGACTTACCTTGATTTGAGCAATAACCACTTGCATGGTACAATCCCAAGTTCGATTTTTAAACAAGAGAACTTGGAAGCCCTCATTCTTGCGTCCAATAGTAAATTGACAGGTgagatttcttcttctatttgcaaGCTGAGATTCCTTCAAGTCTTGGACTTGTCCAACAACAGCTTGAGTGGTTCTACGCCACCATGTTTGGGGAACTTCAGCAACATCCTCTCAGTATTGCATCTAGGCATGAACAATCTTCAAGGCGCTATCCCTTCAACATTTTCAAAGGATAATAGCTTGGAATATCTCAACCTCAatggaaatgaattacaagGGAAAATATCATCGTCTATCATCAACTGCACAATGTTGGAAGTTCTTGATCTTGGCAACAATAAGATTGAGGATACATTTCCCTATTTTCTAGAAACGCTTCCACATCTGcaaattctaattctaaaatCCAATAAACTCCAAGGTTTTGTGAAGGGTCGGACTACATATAATTCCTTCTCTGAATTACAGATTTTTGACATCTCTGACAATGATTTTAGGGGGCCATTGCCAACAGGGTTTTTAAATTGTCTTGAAGCAATGATGGCCTCAGATCAAAACATGATTTACATGAATGCAACAAATTACTCTCGTTATGTCTATTCCATAGAAATGACATGGAAAGGTGTGGAAATTGAGTTTCCGAAGATACAAAGTACCATCAGAGTACTCgatttgtcaaataacaatTTCACCGAAGAGATTCCAAAGGTGATCGGAAAGCTTAAAGCACTCCAACAACTCAATCTCTCTCATAATTCCCTTGCAGGTTATATCCAATCATCATTAGGAATCTTGACCAATTTGGAATCATTAGATCTATCTTCAAATTTGCTTACCGGAAGGATTCCAATGCAACTGGGGGTTCTTACATTTCTTGCAATCTTAAACCTTTCACATAACCAACTCGAGGGACCCATACCAAGTGGAAAGCAATTCAACACCTTTAATGCAAGCTCATTTGAAGGAAACTTGGGTTTATGTGGATTTCAAGTACTGAAAGAATGCTACGGTGATGAGGCACCATCATTGCCGCCATCAAGCTTTGATGAAGGAGATGATTCAACATTGGTTGGAGATGgatttggatggaaagctgtGACAATTGGGTATGGATGCGGGTTTGTGTTTGGAGTTGCATCGGGATACGTTGtgtttagaacaaaaaaaccttCATGGTTTTTTAGGATGGTTGAAGATAAATGGAATCTCAagagcaaaaaaacaaagaagaatgttGGCAGATATGGTGCTAGAGgaaactaa